The Saccopteryx leptura isolate mSacLep1 chromosome 2, mSacLep1_pri_phased_curated, whole genome shotgun sequence genome has a window encoding:
- the TMEM100 gene encoding transmembrane protein 100, with protein sequence MTEEPAKEIPGTPRSPNPGTMEKSPKSEVVVTTVPLVSEIQLMAATGGAELSCYRCIIPFAVVILITGVVVTAVAYSFNSHGSIISILGLVLLSSGLFLLASSALCWKVRQRSKKGKRRESQTVLVANQRSLFA encoded by the coding sequence ATGACCGAAGAGCCTGCCAAGGAGATCCCAGGAACCCCAAGGTCTCCCAACCCAGGGACAATGGAAAAGAGCCCCAAGAGTGAAGTCGTGGTCACCACGGTCCCCCTGGTCAGCGAGATCCAGCTGATGGCCGCCACGGGCGGCGCCGAGCTCTCCTGCTACCGCTGCATAATCCCCTTCGCGGTGGTGATCCTCATCACCGGGGTCGTGGTCACGGCGGTGGCTTACAGCTTCAACTCGCACGGCTCCATCATCTCCATCTTAGGCCTGGTCCTTCTGTCGTCGGGACTTTTCTTGTTAGCCTCCAGCGCCTTGTGCTGGAAGGTGAGACAGAGGAGCAAGAAAGGCAAGAGACGGGAGAGCCAGACGGTTCTCGTGGCGAACCAGAGAAGTCTGTTTGCTTAG